In Flavobacteriaceae bacterium, the following proteins share a genomic window:
- the yaiO gene encoding YaiO family outer membrane beta-barrel protein has protein sequence MNKQYFILLFFISFNLFGQETTFKGDPDKAFEKARELAFNKQRKQAQDTLLLILTKYPNYHDIRAFLATTYSWDGAYKKARKEFNYVLKNVTGRLDIWEAAIRNELWSETPFNALEMTKNALKQLPDDPELLYLKASAEDQSNNKEEALLTLKKILKTHPDHEKAKSYRLSLIDKLSRNVVGLRASVDIYSEVFDPQQFYLLKYVRQTKYGSIHSKLNVSRRFEATGAQFEVDLYPRIANGLYAYLNFGVSNSFLYPDFRFGAELHKSLPLSLEVSLGLRSLKFTETTNIYTASLGWYTGNSYWSFRTFITPGDFGSSKSGRLAYRRYRSDANNYLSIEGGVGFSPDLSIIRFDFGGNETEIIDLQSQTLNLGYFFTSSNNRNLWGIQAGVSHQEISFDPGSFFWIYSFTLSWDLKFR, from the coding sequence CTTCATATTACTTTTTTTTATAAGTTTTAATTTGTTTGGGCAGGAAACTACTTTTAAAGGAGATCCGGATAAAGCGTTTGAAAAAGCTAGAGAATTAGCCTTTAATAAACAACGCAAGCAAGCTCAGGATACTTTATTACTGATTTTAACAAAATATCCAAATTACCATGATATTCGTGCTTTTTTAGCAACCACATATTCTTGGGATGGTGCCTATAAAAAAGCCAGAAAAGAATTTAATTATGTATTAAAAAATGTTACAGGGCGATTAGATATTTGGGAAGCCGCAATTAGAAATGAGTTGTGGAGTGAAACCCCATTTAATGCATTAGAAATGACAAAGAATGCGTTAAAGCAACTTCCTGATGATCCAGAACTTTTATATTTAAAAGCAAGTGCAGAAGATCAATCTAATAATAAAGAAGAAGCATTGCTAACCCTTAAAAAAATATTGAAAACTCATCCTGATCATGAAAAAGCCAAATCGTATAGGTTAAGTTTAATTGATAAGCTTAGTCGTAATGTGGTTGGATTAAGAGCTTCTGTCGATATTTATTCAGAAGTATTTGATCCGCAGCAGTTTTATTTGTTAAAATATGTACGACAAACAAAATATGGTAGTATTCATAGTAAGCTTAATGTAAGCAGGCGATTTGAAGCTACTGGAGCTCAGTTTGAGGTAGATTTATATCCAAGAATAGCTAATGGGTTATACGCGTACCTTAATTTTGGAGTATCAAATTCGTTTTTATATCCAGATTTTAGATTTGGTGCAGAATTACATAAATCCTTGCCTTTAAGTTTAGAGGTTTCTCTTGGACTTAGATCACTAAAGTTTACTGAAACAACTAATATTTATACAGCATCTTTAGGTTGGTATACAGGAAATAGCTATTGGTCTTTTCGAACCTTTATAACTCCTGGAGATTTTGGATCGAGCAAATCAGGAAGATTGGCTTACAGAAGGTATAGAAGTGATGCAAATAATTATTTAAGTATTGAGGGTGGAGTAGGATTTTCACCAGACCTTTCGATTATCAGATTTGATTTTGGAGGAAATGAAACAGAAATTATAGATTTGCAATCTCAAACATTAAATTTAGGATACTTTTTCACTTCTTCAAATAATAGA